The Brachyhypopomus gauderio isolate BG-103 chromosome 1, BGAUD_0.2, whole genome shotgun sequence genome includes the window tcaagtctcacgcattgagcgtgtgacacacgcatttgaccgtcttcacacgctcacacgccacacttccgatttcacacggcgagaaaaaaaaatctaatttaaatctatgtcgccctccactggcgatcgatcgcgatatacaaccccccccccccccgctcaacaattaacgttcgccacccccccccgtcaacaactctcacactctgacatgaatccaaaacttgagagccctgttgtTAATATGTTAGCATGTGATGCTAATATCCAAACAACATGGCGTTTCCGCTACCACGCAGTTTGAGCAGGGGCTGCTGGCCAAGGCCCTCGGGAAGCGACTCTCTCTTGGTCTTCAGCACAAATTGGCTGTTGATGAACTTCTTTATGCTGGGGATGCTGAGGGCGACCTCAGGGTGGACCACGCTGAAGAACCGGGTCAGACATGCGCCCGGCACCTGCAAGCCTGGCACGAACTTCTGGATGTTCACGCCACTCTGTTTGACCACAAgctgcatacacacagacaaactccAGCTCCAAATGTGCTCGTCACATGTAACGCGAGAGAGACTCTAGAAGAAAGTCGTACCTCTTGGTCAAAGACGATGTGAAATGGGAAGGCGTTGCAGAAGGCTGTCAGCTCAATCCACAGCCTGCCTGGGTAGCTGGGGCAGAAAGACTGTAGGTCTGAGATAGAAAAAGATGTGACTCATTAGTTTTGTTCCAAATGTGTTTGAGTGGTTGTGTTCCAAATGTTTATAAGTGGTTGTGTTCCAAATGTGTTTGAGTGGTTGTGTTCCAAATGTTTATATGTGGTTGTGTTCCAAATGTTTATGGGTGTTTGTGTTCCAAATGTTTATGGGTGTTTGTGTTCCAAATGTGTTTGAGTGGTTGTGTTCCAAATGTGTATGAGTGGTTGTGTTCCAAATGTGTGAGTGGCTGTATTATAAATGTGAATGTTGGTTGTGTACAAATCAAAGTTTGATGTTTGATGGATTGAACCTGTGTGATATTAATGTGAATAACTGAATTTGATTTTATTCTGGATTAACTGGAGAAGCTTGTTTGGTCTTTGTGGTATAAACCTAGAGTGGAAACCTTGTAAAACTGCCCTGTCTCCATGGACCGGGTTTGGGCAGGTGGAACGGCCTGACCCAGCTTCGCCCTCTgacccttcctcctcctcggccTGTACAGACAGCAGGGCATCTGCCTGCCCGTCCTCGCTCTCCTGGGTCATGAGGAATATGACGTGTTCTCTCGACCCCctgagctcctcctcttcctccacctgctccagcaCACTCATGGTCACCCTGATGCCGAAGAAGTCCTTCGCCACGGCTTCGATGATGCCTGCCACGTCGTCATGGGAACAACACCAAAGAGGCAGAAGGAGAGGTGTGTTTTAGCCTGGTGGGGCGCTGGAGGGAACAGGCCCACCTAGCAGCTATGTGGGAGGTGTTAGTGTAGAGGGGAGTTTGGTACCAGGAACGATAGGGTGCAGTCCTTTCCTCTCAGAGTAATAATGGAGGAGGGTCCTGTTATCGCTCGTTCGCTCCACACGGAAAGATGGAGCGATCATCTCctgataccacacacacacacacacacacacacacacacacacacacatacgtgtgcAAATTAAGAAAATAGCTATTTGAAATATGTGAGACTTACAATATAATATAAGACTTGTCAGTAGATTTGGGGAAGGGACTGTGTTATGTATGGGTATGCTGACTGTGTGAACTATATTCGAGTTGCATTTACTGAGATCTTTACTGGTAGTGCATATTCAGAGGAAAATGTCAAGTCTCAAAATGTCTGCATTCAGGGAAAAACACAGTCAGTaaggggggcagagagagagacagagagaaagggcgCAGTATAAAATCACACCTGGTAAGATAATGCCAGGTAACTATGGAGAGCATCCAGGTTTTCGATGAATTCCACCAGGTTCCCACCGAGAGTGCGCAGCATGGTGTCATAGCCTGACATTTTACAGAAGCTGAAGAAGTATTCTCCAAAGAGCTTCAGGACCACCTCAGAAGAAACGTCTGGAAGACAGAACACCGGGGAGCTGAGCACACTGCTCTCGATGGACAGCCTTCAGTGGACCTTCAGAGGGGACATCATTAACACCTGCTCACTCTTGGAAGGGAACATGACCACCCCCCTGAGAGGACCCTTCTCTGCTCTGTTTTCTTCCTCTTGTCCCGCCCCCCTACCATTCTCATCTTCATTTACCTGTTCTGAATACAACACTGAGCCCACCGAGAAACTGCAAACAACGCCAATGATGCTGAACTGGAGGAAGAGGTTAATGGGACCATGAGGGAGAAGAGCACATAGCTGAACTTTAGAAGACAGCGGAGAAGCATCAAGACTCCTCGTGCCAGCATCACCCACCCAGCATCCTGCAAGCCTCTCGTACCAGGCGCAGGGTGATGTCATCATCGTAAACCTCATACGTCATGAAGGTATCTTGCACCTCTGCCGATAACCTACGACAATTCAGTCATGAAACGGCTTCAGTCACAAAACGCAAGAACCGTGGGTTCATGAAACTTTCCACAAGACTTTTAACGTGACGTTAACAGCAAGTGGCACCATGGTAAACGCTTCCTCATTCACAAATGTGCTGGTGTATTTACATTTGCatgatacatatacactactCCCTGTAAACCACAACCGGACcgtgtttgacggtgaatgtccGGCTAAGAAGCCCAGGTGGatcaggtgtttttttttcatgtttgtccACACTCATTTCCCAAATGCAAACATCTGTCAGTCTGTTTAAGTAAATTGTTAAACCCACTGAGGTTTGGCTCACAGACCTTAGATTGTCCCATGTCTCCTCTCCAAATTTATCGACCACTAGTGTCCTTAAGCATGTGTTGATGAAGCCGTACTGTAAAGATGAAGAATACATGTACAGTTAAAAGACAACAGTGAACTTAACTCCTGATTACGCATTATTCCACTTCAGATAATACACTGTCCCTAATCCAGATAATACACCGTCCCCACTACAGATAATACACTGTCCCCAATCCAGACAATGCACTATGCCAATTTCAGTCTATTATAATCAGTGTTCTATATTGTTCAATGTTAAGATGGTAATattgttgtaaaataacacATGctgcactgtacacacacacacacacacacacacatacagacatgcgCATACTCAAACTTATTGTATATTCATTTCAACCACATGTACAGTATattgaaaaaaaacatttgtttacTCAGTTTATGGAAACTTACATCTTTGCATATTTGACTAGCTACCTCAATTTAACTCTCTAacgaattatttatttatttatgtagttCAGTCTTAACAAGAAAAGTAATATAACGCAGATCATAAACCATTTTAATCATCTTAAGTCAGATCAGAGTGTAGAGGATCGATCTCTACAGAAAATCCTATATACTTTTTACACATCTCTCAGCTAATTAGATCCCTCTGAAGATGACACACTAGTTAGGGACACCAGATAGGGCGGAGTATGCACTTACCATCTGTGCAGTGTAGCAGCCCCACTGTGAGTACAGTTCTTActctcagtgctgtgatggggaGGGACATCTACGCATGGcctttataccaacacacacatgtccctCACATAGAGACTGAATTAGCATTTCAATCTCCTCCTTCTTGTACATCCGATGAACAtgtacatacagtacacacacatatgcatatacacagtCTTTGGTCTCTGGGTTTTAAATGAGACTCTAAAAATTAAATCAAATTCCAATCGGGACCAAAAAAGTGTTCTGACAATGACATTCGGTTCTCTCAAAGAACTACAGAAACCTACTATAGACCGACAGCCAGCCAGTTCATTACAAACAACTGAGATATGTAAAGAATGGTGGCTGTTGCCAAAGGTTAACTTTATTTCCACATTAAGCTGCACAGCACTGCCTAAGTGATTTTAGCGGTCGCCAGCAAAGTCCCTGTCAGGAAAAGTCCCTAGAATATCCTAGAAGTGAACCACTGACAAagaaggcaaggcaagtttatttatacagcacctttcatacacactggcaattcaaagtgctttacacaagaaaagaagaagCTTATTACGACCCGAGGTCCATCACCTTGGGAAGGTCATTGCCcgcaaaatataatatataaaaattttAAATAAGATTTTAAAGGAATGAAAGTAGAAAGTAAAATTAGCTAAATAATGAAATCAAATAGAAATTGAAATGATTACAATATAAagataaaagataaaataattaaaagataaataattaaagaagataataaaaagcaataaaactggaaactgagagaaaataaataagaaaataagaataagtaaaagataaaataaataaaataggcTACATTTACAATACCTACACAAACCAAAATCCAGTTCAAATGAATACGTTTTTATCTTGGATTTAAACACGTTGAAGCTCTTACACTTAGCCAGTGTAAGAACTTGAGAATGGGGGTGATGTGATCACTTCTTTTGCTAGTGAGAACTctagcagctgcattttgaTTCAGCTGCaaggaaagaaggaaagaaGACAGAGGCTGCTTGCTAACAACTCTGAAAAGGCTTTTAAAGACACCCGAAACACCAGCGGCCAGTGaagttcacctccacctcctcgttTAACCTACCACACGGAtgtcacccctcccccactactgtTCCATTAGTAAGTTACTAACTTACTGTTTACATCTTTGCCTCAGTCTCCCTCACTAATTCCCTGTTTTGGTATTATGATCTTCTAACTCAAACAAGCTCTAAAGAACTGGATTTCAGGCAGCAGTGTTTATAGCAACATTCAACTGTGGAGCCCCGTGGGACGCCATGGGTCTGGTAGCCTACGAATCCTCTCCAATGGCGAGGAGGCCTCTCCATTCTCAGCACAAGCAACACACGCCCCTGTCTCAGCCCCGACTCGACCCTGTCTCAGCCCCGACTCGACCCCAACTTGGCCCCGTCTTGGGCCCCTCTCAGTCCTGTTTCGACCCCGTCTCGGCCCCGACTGTTTGTTAAACAAGAACGATACCCTGACAAAAGGAACACTTAATCTTGTGCATTTACATTCCGTCAACATATAATTCGAAGAAAATGCTGGATTTGTTCAAACTTGATCTGTCCTAAATGCCCACATTCCACAAGAGTTTGCCAGAAGATGAAAACAGCACTACCATCAACCTATAAAATTCCCACAGAAACTCCAGAGGAAATTATTGCACAGGACATTCCAGCATTTTACCAGAGACTACGTCCACATTTGACTCTGGTATGGAAGGACTTTCACTGGCTAAACCTGCTTATGAACATGTGCTCTTCTGCCTTGGGGAATTCCAGGTTATCTTAGTGTATCAGGTGTCATATTTCTTAGAAAGGCTTATGGCAGATGTCACAAGTTTGGCCATAAAAGCCAGTGTAGCAGGTAACGGAGGTAAAGGTCCACTGCAGATCTACTGAATCACCACCTCACTCTCTCCAGCTCTCACACCGACAAACTCTCCAAAGTAAGTGGCTTCAGTCATTTTCGTTTGAGTTTGTGTGAAAATTGTTTCCTACTTTCTACTTAGACAGAAAAAGACATGaaaaagacattttagtgatTTTCTTTGTTAAAGTGAAGGTCAGATATTACAGTAGGCCTAACATTTGCTTTCTTCTGTACAGATGTTTTGTGAGAGCTCTCTGTGGACTCTGTGCTACCAGGACCACAGAGACCAGCAACACTTGCGGGACATTGCCCTGCAGGACATTTTGTCAGCCCATGCGGATCCTGACACTACGAAGGATTCTTTCATCCCTCGAAGCACATTAGGCCTTTCAACAAACGTCCAGGACAAACCGAATTACTGTAGCAACCTGTTACAAGACCACTACAGTGAGATTACCATTACCATGGAGCTGGAAGATCCCTGTATCCATGACTCCAGGATGAGCATCGTGGGACGGACAGGTCCAGACACGTCCACTTAAGACTCACTCACTGTCTCCATGAAGGCAAAAAAAGGACTTATTTTTCTATAAttttaagtacagtacttaagtttGTGACTGTCCTATTTATcttgattttcatgttttatatACTCATTATGGAATattaatttataatttttttaataactGTGATATGGTAGTGCTGGTTGTATACATGTCAAGAACTTGTTTTACACAGAAATTATAAGCCTTAAACTTTAAAATGTGTTTGTATGCAGTGAGTTTACGTCCAAAAACTAAATTTAGAAGAAACAAGctgtattattaatatttccCCTAGAGGGCAGCTGTGAGCTACAGTCACCGCTTCCTTCAAGCGTGTTTCTGCTGGTCTCCCTTTTTTAAAAAAGGATATGAAAAAGATAACTGATCCTGATTTAGCGCCTGGAATTCAGAACACGCCTAAATCACTCAAGCTTGTGAAATACTTGGACATAGTGGGCAAAATTTCCACAATTAATTGGTTCTTTATGTTCTAAAATTGTATTCAACTCTCAGGCATTTGGGTCTCCCAGATGATTCTGGCACCATCTTCAGAATTTTTGTAGTGTAGGAGAAGTTTGGAAACCTGCTACACTCCTATGATTCGTACTGAGCTCTGTAAGACTTTGAATAAATTATGCATTTTCTGAATTATTCAGAACAGTGGTATTTATACAGAAAACATGCAAGAACGTAAATATACTTGAGTTAAAAGTTTTAGTTAAGGGGTTGTAgcaaggaagagaaagaatCAAAGTCAAACTCTCTACTGTCTCCTTGCCAGTATGATGCAATGGctctgtcactttattgaaagcataatataaaacattttacaaCATTTTCACTCTTCCAGTCTCTGTTCCATCCCATTCGGTACCCAGCCAGGCCGGCGTTCACACATCCGCCAATCACATGCCCCGATCCCTTCCCAGATCCCAATCATCCAATCATTAGTCTCATcctcctcacctctcacctgtTGGCCCTTCCCTCTTAATTCCTAATGGTGACTGTTCCAGACGTTTGGCACCAGACTGTCTGTGTGATGAATGGTGTTCATGTGAGATGTTCAGTAGTGTACGTGCTCTCCACACAGGCCCCACACAGAGGCTTGTCTAGTAACCAGCAACTTGATCAGGGCCCTGAATCCATGCCAGGAGAAGCGCTGGTTTAATACCTCTCACTTTAcctttacggcatttggcagactcACTTCTCCAGATCCACTTCCATATTTATCAGCATGACCTTGGAACTGCTAGacccactctccacctgtcCTGCCCGGTCAGTCGGAACCACAGCTTAAAAATCCACACACTTCAGACTCACATAAAAACTCACATATTTCAGAGCTGTCTGAACTTGGGGGCTTAAACATCCAGCATATAAACATAGGGATTAACTCaactttttatttattcatatcATTAaactacagggttgccaactcacaaccgaatgagcgtgagacacacgcatttgaccgtcttcacacgccatacatccgatttctcacgctgaaaaaaacctagtttatttatcaaatctcactccaagtgattttgaaaagttggcaaccctgaaactATGTTGAAGTTTTAGAAGCTTTCAGGCTAATGATGAGTATGAACATTAGCACAGATCCAAAGTGCTTGTTATTTAGACATCAGAAGCTAATTTAGGCATCAGATGCTAATCAGAATAGACCATTCACATCAGTTGAGTGACATAGCAATGTAAATTTACCATAGGGTGGGTTGCACTGCACCGTAAGAATCATGCCACCAACTGGCTGGTGGTGCGCAGTGGCAAATGCCACCCTAAAAGAAAGACTTGCCACCCCTGCTGCCACCCCAGTTGGCAGCAACGAATTAAAAGAAAAGTTATGGGCAATTTGACATTTACGAGTGCGAATCTCTAATGTCCGACTGCAGTGAATCCAGCACGAGATACGGCAGAGCGGCAAAAGACTGATTTGTTTAGAAAACAAACGCAAAGTGGCACAAAGTGAGGGAACCAGGAGACAAGAGAAAAGGAGACACGGGAGGAAAGAGGTAAAAACTGATGAACTATCAAGATATAAAATTATAGTGAAAGCACGGTGCTGGTAAATTTGCGATGCTGATTTTGTTATTATAAAAATCAGGTTGATGAACGTTATTTCGCTAAACATACATGTAATGTTAGCTAGGTCTGACGTTAGTTCTGTGTAAAGCAGGTTAAGCAAATATTTACTCATTGTCAAGGAAAACATTGTTACTTTGAAGTTACTTTgaatcttacagaaataaaGAGGAAATGTAGCATACATAGTTTTTTCTCACAAAAGAGAAAGGCGAGAGACAAACAACTGAGCAAGGTAAAACGAAGATgaggtggaaggagagagagaagaggataAAATGGAAGGTGAGAGGAAGGAgttggaaggagagagagaagagaaggacaaggtggaaggagagagagagagaagagaaggacaaggtggaaggagagagagagagaagagaaggacaaggtggaaggagagagagagaagagaaggacaaggtggaaggagagagagagagaagagaaggacaaggtggaaggagagagagagaagagaaggacaaggtggaaggagagagagagagaagagaaggacaaggtggaaggagagagagagaagagaaggacaaggtggaaggagagagagagaagagaaggacaaggtggaaggagagagagagagaagagaaggacaaggtggaaggagagagagagaagaaaaggacaaggtggaaggagagagagagaagagaaggacaaggtggaaggagagagagagagaagagaaggacaaggtggaaggagagagagagaagagaaggacaaggtggaaggagagagagagagaagagaaggacaaggtggaaggagagagagagaagagaaggacaaggtggaaggagagagagagagaagagaaggacaaggtggaaggagagagagagaagagaaggacaaggtggaaggagagagagagaagagaaggacaaggtggaaggagagagagagagaagagaaggacaaggtggaaggagagagagagaagaaaaggacaaggtggaaggagagagagagaagagaaggacaaggtggaaggagagagagagagaagagaaggacaaggtggaaggagagagagagaagagaaggacaaggtggaaggagagagagagagaagagaaggacaaggtggaaggagagagagagaagagaaggacaaggtggaaggagagagagagagaagagaaggacaaggtggaaggagagagaagggcaACAGAAACATGACAGCCATAGAATACAAGTCCAAGGTCATCAGGGACAGGAGGAGGTGGGAGAACACCACAGTGGTGAAGATATGGaggagggagaacaccacagtggtgaagatatggaggagggagaacaccacagtggtgaagatatggaggagggagaacaccacagtggtgaagatatggaggagggagaacaccacagtgGTGAAGATATGGAGGAGGTAGAGCATCACCAAGatgaggagagcgagagacaagataacATGCAGGTTCACTCAGACAGTGAAGGGGAAAGGAGAGTGCCTGAGCCATCACCAACAATCTCCAGGCGAGCTGGTACACATGGTATGGAAATTGTTGCTGCTACATATGAATAAGTAcaacaaatgacaaaaacattTTGCTATAAGGTGTATTTACGAGACACTGCTTAGACTTCTTCAAACaaatataaatattcatttttGCTTAAATATGAATAATTGAGGAAACTTGTAAGTGTGAAAGTGTGATGAGATGGGAcagttttaatattttgtgtacaAAAACTGTTTGCTTTCCCTCTCAAATTCTGCCATTTATCACTTGTCTTACTTTAATGCCTTTTCTTTGATAATGCAACCTAAAGTAGTGTTACCATACTTCTATCTCCTATTAGGTTTAAGTTTATTACATTATATGGTCGTTTCACATGAAACCTCAAATACAAGACATTGATCGCATGAGATTAAGTTTGTCTGTATGAGTTTGTAAATGGCAACCCGTGCCCTTTTGTAGTGTGTACATACTATTTCTCATCAAACTGTGATTAAATTCAGAATATATACGTCTGCCATATGTTGCCACCCCTCAAAAATTCCTGCCCCCCCTCTCGCCACCCCATAAATATTTTTCTAGATCTGCCCCTGCTGGTTCGTTTGGTCCTACAATGGCATGATGCATTTTGGGCATTTGTGTCCTTTGTGCTCAAACGGGCACGTTGGGGGGTAATGACCGTCAGGGAAGAACAAGAATGCTTCTGAAGCTCTTTTGTTACTCTTTTACATTGATGAGACCCATTTACTTGTATTATAACACAGATGAACATTTAAAACTAGAATATGAGGT containing:
- the LOC143474244 gene encoding uncharacterized protein LOC143474244 isoform X1, whose amino-acid sequence is MAQALSFPLHCLSEPACYLVSRSPHLGDALPPPYLHHCGVLPPPYLHHCGVLPPPYLHHCGVLPPPYLHHCGVLPPPYLHHCGVLPPPPVPDDLGLVFYGCHVSVALLSPSTLSFSSLSLSFHLVLLFSLSPSTLSFSSLSLSFHLVLLFSLSPSTLSFSSLSLSFHLVLLFSLSPSTLSFSSLSLLPPCPSLLSLSPSTLSFSSLSLLPPCPSLLSLSFHLVLLFSLSLLPPCPSLLSLSFHLVLLFSLSLLPPCPSLLSLSFHLVLLFSLSLLPPCPSLLSLSFHLVLFFSLSPSTLSFSSLSLSFHLVLLFSLSPSTLSFSSLSLLPPCPSLLSLSPSTLSFSSLSLLPPCPSLLSLSPSTLSFSSLSLLPPCPSLLSLSPSTLSFSSLSLSFHLVLLFSLSFQLLPLTFHFILFSLSFHLIFVLPCSVVCLSPFSFVRKNYVCYISSLFL
- the LOC143474244 gene encoding uncharacterized protein LOC143474244 isoform X2 — translated: MLYLLHIFTTVVFSLLHIFTTVVFSLLHIFTTVVFSLLHIFTTVVFSLLHIFTTVVFSHLLLSLMTLDLYSMAVMFLLPFSLLPPCPSLLSLSPSTLSFSSLSLLPPCPSLLSLSPSTLSFSSLSLLPPCPSLLSLSPSTLSFSSLSLLPPCPFLLSLSFHLVLLFSLSLLPPCPSLLSLSFHLVLLFSLSPSTLSFSSLSLSFHLVLLFSLSPSTLSFSSLSLSFHLVLLFSLSPSTLSFSSLSLSFHLVLLFSLSPSTLSFSSLSLLPPCPSLLSLSPSTLSFSSLSLLPPCPSLLSLSFHLVLLFSLSLLPPCPSLLSLSFHLVLLFSLSLLPPCPSLLSLSFHLVLLFSLSLLPPCPSLLSLSPSTLSFSSLSPSNSFLSPSILSSSLSPSTSSSFYLAQLFVSRLSLL